One genomic segment of Desmodus rotundus isolate HL8 chromosome 5, HLdesRot8A.1, whole genome shotgun sequence includes these proteins:
- the MUC5AC gene encoding mucin-5AC isoform X2 yields MGVGCREVAALWALVLTLACAQHPGDPLLGVTILPPLKTTAVVRAQNPAHNGRVCSTWGNFHYKTFDGDIFRFPGRCNYVFSAHCGAAYEDFNVQLRRAQESNTTTLTKVTMKLNGMVLELTKDSVLVNGRPTQLPFSQPGVLVEHSIGCLQVSARLGLVFMWNQDDSLLLELDIKYANQTCGLCGDFNGVPAFNEFFSRGTRLSPIEFGSLQKMDGPTELCQDPVPVPTPVTGCSTGLGLCEELLLSERFLGCRPLVDTSSYVQACQQDLCLCRHTTDLTSCTCNTLAEYSRQCAHAGGLPLDWRGPGLCPQTCPRNMLYRECGSPCADTCSNLEHSQACEDHCVAGCFCPEGMVLDDIGQTGCVPVSQCPCAHNGVTYAAGAVYSTDCTTCTCSGGRWSCREVPCPGTCSVLGGAHFSTFDEKPYTVHGDCSYVLAKHGSGSAFAVLAELRRCGLTDSETCLRSLTLSLGGGRTVVTVQAGGEVFVDQVYTQLPVSAANITVFRPSTFFVIAQTNLGLQVDVQLVPTMQVFLRLAPELRGLTCGLCGNFNQNQADDFRTLSGVVEGTAAAFANTWKTQAACPNVRNSFEDPCALSVENEKYAQHWCSRLTDPQGPFTRCHAAVSPGTYYSNCLFDTCNCERSEDCLCAALSSYVRACAARGVLLSGWRAGVCTKPMENCPKSMAYHEHVSTCQPTCRALSNEDPTCSISFVPVDGCTCPHGTFLDNTGNTCTKGTLTCIGGHTPDPACAPPMVYADCRNASAGATGAGCQKSCHTLDMDCYSPQCVPGCVCPDGLVADGEGGCIAAADCPCLHNEASYWAGQAIRVGCNTCTCQSRKWQCTGKPCLATCAAYGDGHYLTFDGQRYSFNGDCEYTLVQDHCGGNGSSQDAFRVVTENVPCGTTGTTCSKAVRIFLGSHELVLSDGKVEVTQKAAGQEAPYAIRQVGIYLVVDTEAGLVLLWDKKTSIFLRLSPEFKGRVCGLCGNFDDNALNDFTTRSQSVVGDALEFGNSWKSSPSCPDAPAPRDPCTANPYRKSWAQKQCSLINSAPFEACRSQVDPTKYYEACVSDACACDSGGDCECFCTAVAAYAQACREAGVCVSWRSPDVCPLFCDYYNPRGECEWHYQPCGAPCLRTCRNPRGQCRHHTHGLEGCYPRCPAEAPIFDEDSMLCVAACPSPPPPPPCQVQGRWYWPGVAVPSDENCYSCVCTESGVQCTYEAEACVCTYGGQHFRPGDVIYHTTDGMGGCISARCGANGTIERRVHACGPSTPAPTTTFSFSTLPIAASSPGRPSTLPSPATSPVPTGSLSRAPSTAAGTSPRPQPSTASVGPHPGCGEDCQWSPWLDVSRPGRGIESGDFDTLDNLRAHGYHMCQAPRAVECRVEDAPGAPLQDLGLRVECTLTAGLTCYNRDQASGLCDNYQIRVLCCVPRACPTSSGPAPTTPRTARSTTPGATSTQAGSTARVTTANPSTSPHTHMTPAPGAPTPVKTTLSTLSTVSVSTTAMTTTLGSGSGSSAAPGPSKGPGQPTSPAPSPISCAQEFCSWTGWIDGSYPEAGIDGGDFDTFQNLRSKGYKFCERPRQVGCRAVSFPSRSLEELGQNVLCDTSVGLVCRNRDQRPPICYNYQIQIQCCEWVDVCRLTAASVTPETTPSTPHGARIRSQATRTTGTREASTQHRSGSSVHVPPATKIMPSTHVTSPGTTSCQPQCTWTKWFDVDFPSPGPQGGDLETYSNIISSGEKICGRPEYITHLECRAENHPGVSMERVGQVVRCSPDVGLVCRNRDQEGAFKMCLNYQVRVLCCEPREGCPTYQPVTVPSTPSVSITSTAETTSHVATTRKTSVPKPSTTSVPKPSTTSVSETSKTSAPESSITSVPKSSTVSVPKPSSTSVPKTSTESVPKPSSTSVPKPSSTAVSETSKTSAPESSITSVPKTSSTSVPKSSTESVPKPSSTSVPKPSSTAVSETSKTSAPESSITSVPKTSSTSVPKSSTESVPKPSSTSVPKPSSTAVSETSKTSAPESSITSVPKTSSTSVPKTSTVPVPKPSTSAPETSSTSVPKPSSTSVPKTSSTSVPKTSTTSPPQSSTGFVPEISTVFVPQPSSTSVSAPAHTHSTPRTNPCQPQCTWTKWFDVDFPSPGPQGGDLETYSNIVRSGEKICGHLEYITHLECRAENHPGVSMERVGQVVRCSPDVGLVCRNRDQEGAFKMCLNYQVRVLCCEPREGCLLTSETPSRTSSATSLPTSEPTSRVLTVTTASSSAPPTPTCYCSASDRLYPAGSIIYQEADLSGHCYYAVCSLDCHVVRQTEPTCPTSPALPTPSTLTPGSSPSVPVPVTTQGCPSAVPPRMRGETWAMPNCSQATCEGNNVITLQPRPCPQVQEPTCANGYPAVKVADEDGCCQHYQCQCVCSGWGDPHYITFDGTYYTFLDNCTYVLVRQIVPVYGHFRVLIDNYFCDSEDRLSCLQAIIVEYGQDRVVLTRKPVRGVMTNEILFNSKVVGPGFGRDGIVVSQVGIKMYASIPEIGVQVMFSGLIFSVAVPFSKFANNTEGQCGTCTDDRKDECRLPGGAVVASCSDMSRHWKVTNPNQPSCHGPPQVPPAGGPTTPPTPCPPSPICQLILSDAFKPCHAVIPPRPYYEGCVFDRCHMSELHVACAGLELYASLCAARGLCVDWRGQTNHTCPFTCPADKEYRPCGPSNPPYCYGGDSTSLEPLEDISPITEGCFCPEGMTLFSPDTEVCVHAGCPRCLGPHGEPVELGHTVTFDCQECTCEGSTWTMSCRRQPCPLPPACLEPGFVPVPEAPQAGQCCPQYTCACNASYCPALAGCPEGSRQTVNHEEGACCPSQKCSWTVCSVNGTLYQPGAVVSSSLCETCRCEVPSGLQVDAFRISCETETCSTLCPMGFEYRAQSRRCCGSCVQVACVMNASDGSAHLFQPGESWSDAGNRCETHKCEKYRDGLTVVTVKKTCPSLTCPADQAWLSEDGCCLSCPEGQTQNRSTCAVYHKLEVIRVQGCSSPGPVRLAYCQGSCGGTTTVFSLAAGQLEHHCSCCRELRASPRTVTLRCADGSSRAFSYTQVEECGCAGLHCDTLGGDLLGQRQRWSRGARALPAA; encoded by the exons GTGACCCACTCCTCGGGGTGACCATCCTCCCACCTCTGAAGACCACTGCTGTGGTGCGAG CCCAGAACCCCGCCCACAACGGGCGGGTGTGCAGCACCTGGGGCAACTTCCACTACAAGACCTTTGACGGCGACATCTTCCGCTTCCCCGGCCGCTGTAACTACGTCTTCTCTGCACACTGCGGGGCCGCCTACGAGGACTTCAACGTCCAGCTCCGCCGTGCCCAGGAGTCCAACACCACCACACTGACCAAGGTCACCATGAAGCTCAACGGCATGGTCCTCGAGCTGACCAAGGACTCTGTCCTGGTCAACGGCCGCCC GACCCAGCTGCCCTTCAGCCAGCCCGGCGTCCTTGTTGAGCACAGCATCGGCTGCCTGCAGGTGTCGGCCAGGCTCGGCCTGGTCTTCATGTGGAATCAGGACGACAGCCTCCTG CTCGAGCTGGACATCAAATACGCCAACCAGACCTGCGGGCTCTGTGGAGACTTCAACGGTGTCCCCGCCTTCAATGAGTTCTTCTCCCGCG GCACCAGGCTGAGCCCCATCGAATTCGGGAGCCTGCAGAAGATGGACGGCCCCACGGAGCTGTGCCAGGACCCCGTCCCTGTCCCCACGCCCGTGACGGGCTGCTCCACCGGCTTG ggcctctgcGAGGAGCTGCTGCTCAGCGAGCGGTTCCTGGGCTGCCGCCCCCTGGTGGACACCAGCAGCTACGTGCAGGCCTGCCAGCAAGACCTCTGCCTCTGCCGGCACACCACCGACCTCACCAGCTGCACCTGCAACACGCTCGCCGAGTACTCCCGCCAGTGCGCCCACGCTGGAGGGCTGCCCCTGGACTGGCGGGGCCCAGGCCTCTGCC CCCAGACGTGCCCCCGCAACATGCTGTACCGAGAGTGTGGCTCGCCCTGCGCCGACACCTGCTCCAACCTGGAGCACTCTCAGGCTTGCGAGGACCACTGCGTGGCCGGCTGCTTCTGCCCCGAGG GGATGGTGCTCGATGACATTGGCCAGACGGGCTGTGTCCCTGTGTCTCAGTGTCCCTGTGCACACAACGGAGTCACCTACGCTGCGGGGGCCGTCTACTCCACAGACTGCACCACCTG TACCTGCTCTGGAGGCCGGTGGAGCTGCCGGGAGGTCCCATGCCCAGGCACCTGCTCGGTGCTGGGAGGCGCCCACTTCTCCACGTTCGACGAGAAGCCCTACACGGTGCACGGGGACTGCAGCTACGTGCTGGCCAAG CACGGCAGCGGCAGCGCCTTCGCCGTGCTGGCCGAGCTGCGCAGGTGTGGGCTGACGGACAGCGAGACCTGCCTGAGGAGCCTGACTCTGAGCCTGGGCGGGGGGCGGACG GTTGTCACAGTCCAGGCCGGCGGGGAGGTGTTTGTGGACCAGGTCTACACACAGCTGCCCGTCTCGGCAG CCAACATCACAGTCTTCAGACCCTCCACCTTCTTCGTCATCGCCCAGACCAACCTGGGCCTGCAGGTGGACGTGCAGCTGGTGCCCACCATGCAGGTCTTTCTGAGGCTGGCGCCCGAGCTCCGGGGGCTGACCTGCG GCCTCTGTGGGAACTTCAACCAGAACCAGGCCGACGACTTCCGGACCCTCAGCGGCGTGGTGGAGGGCACAGCCGCCGCCTTCGCCAACACCTGGAAGACTCAGGCCGCCTGCCCCAACGTCAGGAACAGCTTCGAGGACCCCTGCGCCCTCAGCGTGGAGAACG AGAAGTACGCTCAGCATTGGTGCTCACGGCTGACAGACCCGCAAGGCCCCTTCACCCGGTGCCACGCCGCAGTGAGCCCTGGCACCTACTACTCG AACTGCCTGTTCGACACCTGCAACTGCGAGAGGAGCGAGGACTGCTTGTGTGCCGCCCTGTCCTCCTACGTCCGCGCCTGCGCCGCCCGGGGCGTGCTGCTCAGCGGCTGGAGGGCTGGCGTCTGCA CAAAGCCCATGGAAAACTGCCCCAAGTCGATGGCCTACCACGAGCACGTCAGCACCTGCCAGCCCACCTGCCGGGCCCTGAGCAACGAGGACCCCACCTGCAGCATAAGCTTCGTGCCCGTGGACGGCTGCACCTGCCCCCATGGCACCTTCCTGGACAACACGGGCAA cacCTGCACTAAGGGCACACTGACCTGCATCGGAGGCCACACCCCTGACCCAG CCTGCGCCCCGCCCATGGTCTACGCGGACTGCCGCAACGCCTCCGCGGGGGCCACCGGGGCCGGCTGCCAGAAGAGCTGCCACACCCTGGACATGGACTGC TACAGCCCCCAGTGCGTGCCCGGCTGTGTGTGTCCCGACGGGCTGGTGGCCGACGGCGAAGGTGGCTGCATTGCTGCGGCCGACTGCCCCTGCCTGCACAACGAGGCCAGCTACTGGGCTGGCCAGGCCATCCGGGTGGGCTGCAACACCTG cacctgtCAAAGCCGGAAATGGCAGTGCACGGGCAAGCCCTGCCTGGCCACCTGTGCTGCCTATGGGGACGGCCACTACCTCACCTTCGACGGGCAGCGCTACAGCTTCAACGGGGACTGCGAGTACACGCTGGTCCAG GACCACTGTGGTGGGAACGGCAGTTCCCAGGACGCCTTCCGCGTCGTCACCGAGAACGTCCCCTGCGGCACCACGGGGACCACCTGCTCCAAGGCCGTCAGGATCTTCCTGGGG AGCCACGAGCTGGTGCTGAGTGACGGGAAAGTGGAGGTGACCCAGAAGGCAGCGGGCCAGGAGGCGCCTTACGCCATTCGCCAGGTGGGCATCTACCTGGTGGTGGACACTGAGGCTGGCCTGGTGCTGCTGTGGGACAAGAAGACCAGTATCTTCCTCAGACTCAGCCCCGAGTTCAAG GGGAGGGTCTGCGGGCTGTGCGGGAACTTCGACGACAACGCCCTCAACGACTTCACCACTCGGAGCCAGTCCGTGGTGGGCGACGCTCTGGAGTTTGGCAACAGCTGGAAATCCTCCCCGTCCTGCCCGGATGCCCCGGCCCCCAGGGACCCCTGCACCGCCAACCCCTACCGCAAGTCCTGGGCGCAGAAGCAGTGTAGCCTCATCAACAGCGCCCCCTTCGAGGCCTGCCGTTCTCag GTCGACCCCACCAAGTACTACGAGGCCTGCGTGAGCGACGCCTGTGCCTGCGACTCGGGCGGCGACTGCGAGTGTTTCTGCACGGCCGTGGCCGCCTACGCCCAGGCCTGCCGCGAGGCGGGCGTGTGCGTGTCCTGGCGCAGCCCCGACGTCTGCC CCCTGTTCTGTGACTACTACAACCCCCGCGGGGAGTGCGAGTGGCACTACCAGCCCTGTGGGGCGCCCTGCCTTCGGACCTGCCGGAACCCCCGCGGCCAGTGCCGGCACCACACCCACGGCCTGGAAG GCTGCTACCCCAGGTGCCCCGCGGAGGCCCCCATCTTCGATGAGGACAGCATGCTGTGTGTGGCTGCCTGCccgtccccgccccccccgccgCCCTGCCAGGTCCAGGGCAGGTGGTACTGGCCAGGCGTGGCAGTGCCCTCGGACGAGAACTGCTACTCCTG TGTCTGCACCGAGAGCGGGGTGCAGTGTACCTACGAAGCTGAAG CCTGCGTCTGCACCTATGGTGGGCAGCACTTCCGTCCAGGGGACGTCATCTACCACACGACAGACGGCATGGGGGGCTGTATCTCTGCCCGCTGTGGGGCCAACGGCACCATCGAGAGGAGGGTCCACGCCTGTGGCcccagcacccccgcccccaccaccaccttctccttctccacGTTGCCAATTG CCGCGAGCTCCCCAGGCCGGCCCAGCAcactccccagccctgccacGAGCCCGGTGCCCACGGGCTCTCTGAGCAGAGCACCGTCCACAGCCGCAGGCACGTCCCCCAGGCCGCAGCCTTCGACGGCCTCTGTCGGCCCCCACCCAGGCTGTGGGGAGGACTGCCAGTGGTCACCATGGCTGGACGTCAGCCGACCAGGAAGGGGCATCGAGAGCGGTGACTTCGACACGCTGGACAACCTCCGGGCCCATGGGTACCACATGTGCCAAGCGCCGAGGGCAGTGGAATGCCGAGTGGAGGATGCCCCTGGAGCGCCGCTCCAGGACCTGGGACTGCGTGTGGAGTGCACCCTGACGGCGGGGCTGACCTGTTACAACAGGGACCAGGCTTCGGGGCTCTGCGACAACTACCAGATCAGGGTCCTGTGCTGCGTTCCCCGggcctgccccacctccagcgGTCCAGCCCCGACCACCCCACGCACAGCCCGCAGCACCACCCCAGGGGCCACATCCACGCAGGCAGGGAGCACAGCCCGCGTCACCACAGCCAACCCAAGCACCTCCCCTCACACTCACATgacccctgcccccggggcccccaCACCTGTGAAAACAACTCTCTCCACCCTCAGCACAGTGTCAGTTTCAACAACCGCTATGACGACAACCTTGGGGTCGGGGTCAGGGTCGAGCGCTGCTCCCGGGCCCTCCAAGGGCCCCGGCCAGCCCACCTCGCCGGCACCCAGCCCGATCTCCTGCGCACAGGAGTTCTGCAGCTGGACTGGCTGGATTGATGGCAGCTACCCCGAGGCTGGTATTGATGGTGGAGATTTTGACACTTTCCAGAATCTGAGATCCAAGGGGTATAAGTTCTGTGAGAGGCCCCGCCAGGTGGGCTGCAGGGCGGTGAGCTTCCCCAGCAGGTCGCTGGAGGAGCTGGGGCAAAACGTGCTCTGTGACACCAGCGTGGGCCTGGTGTGCCGGAACCGGGACCAGCGGCCCCCGATCTGCTACAACTACCAGATCCAGATCCAGTGCTGCGAGTGGGTGGACGTGTGCAGGCTCACGGCCGCCTCCGTGACACCAGAGACCACGCCCTCGACTCCACATGGAGCCAGAATCCGGTCACAGGCCACTCGGACCACGGGAACCCGGGAGGCCtccacacagcacaggagtggcAGCTCAGTGCATGTACCCCCAGCAACCAAAATCATGCCCAGCACACACGTCACATCACCTGGGACCACCTCCTGCCAGCCACAGTGCACGTGGACCAAGTGGTTTGACGTGGACTTCCCATCCCCCGGGCCCCAGGGAGGAGACCTGGAAACCTACAGCAACATCATCAGCAGTGGAGAGAAAATTTGCGGCCGCCCAGAGTACATCACTCACCTGGAGTGCCGAGCCGAGAACCACCCCGGGGTCAGCATGGAGCGTGTGGGCCAGGTGGTGCGGTGCAGCCCCGATGTGGGCCTGGTGTGCCGCAACCGCGACCAGGAGGGCGCCTTCAAGATGTGCCTCAACTACCAGGTGCGCGTGCTCTGCTGTGAGCCCCGGGAGGGCTGCCCCACCTACCAACCAGTCACAGTACCTAGCACCCCAAGTGTGAGCATCACTAGTACAGCTGAGACCACTTCCCATGTGGCCACAACAAGGAAAACCTCTGTGCCAAAGCCCAGCACAACCTCTGTGCCAAAGCCCAGCACAACCTCTGTGTCAGAAACCAGCAAAACCTCTGCACCAGAAAGCAGCATAACCTCTGTGCCAAAATCCAGCACAGTATCTGTGCCAAAACCCAGCTCAACCTCTGTGCCTAAAACCAGCACAGAATCTGTGCCAAAACCAAGCTCAACCTCTGTGCCAAAGCCCAGCTCAACCGCTGTGTCAGAAACCAGCAAAACCTCTGCACCAGAAAGCAGCATAACCTCTGTGCCTAAAACCAGCTCAACCTCTGTGCCAAAATCCAGTACAGAATCTGTGCCAAAACCAAGCTCAACCTCTGTGCCAAAGCCCAGCTCAACTGCTGTGTCAGAAACCAGCAAAACCTCTGCACCAGAAAGCAGCATAACCTCTGTGCCTAAAACCAGCTCAACCTCTGTGCCAAAATCCAGCACAGAATCTGTGCCAAAACCAAGCTCAACCTCTGTGCCAAAGCCCAGCTCAACCGCTGTGTCAGAAACCAGCAAAACCTCTGCACCAGAGAGCAGCATAACCTCTGTGCCTAAAACCAGCTCAACCTCTGTGCCAAAAACCAGCACAGTACCTGTGCCCAAACCCAGCACATCAGCTCCAGAGACCAGCTCAACCTCTGTGCCAAAACCCAGCTCAACCTCTGTGCCTAAAACCAGCTCAACCTCTGTGCCCAAAACCAGCACAACCTCTCCACCACAATCTAGCACAGGCTTTGTGCCAGAGATCAGCACAGTATTTGTGCCACAACCCAGCTCAACCTCTGTttctgcacctgcccacacccactCCACGCCCAGGACCAACCCCTGCCAGCCACAGTGCACGTGGACCAAGTGGTTTGACGTGGACTTCCCATCCCCCGGGCCCCAGGGAGGAGACCTGGAAACCTACAGCAACATCGTCAGGAGTGGAGAGAAAATTTGCGGCCACCTGGAGTACATCACTCACCTGGAGTGCCGAGCCGAGAACCACCCCGGGGTCAGCATGGAGCGTGTGGGCCAGGTGGTGCGGTGCAGCCCCGATGTGGGCCTGGTGTGCCGCAACCGCGACCAGGAGGGCGCCTTCAAGATGTGCCTCAACTACCAGGTGCGCGTGCTCTGCTGTGAGCCCCGGGAGGGCTGCCTTCTGACCTCGGAGACTCCCTCTAGGACTTCGTCTGCgacctccctgcccacctccgaGCCCACCTCCAGAGTTCTCACTGTGACCACTGCCAGCTCGTCAGCGCCACCCACCCCGACGTGCTACTGCAGCGCGTCTGACAGGCTCTACCCTGCCG GGTCCATCATATACCAGGAGGCCGACCTCTCGGGCCACTGCTACTACGCTGTGTGCAGCCTGGACTGCCACGTGGTGAGGCAGACTgagcccacctgccccaccagccCGGCGCTGCCCACACCCTCGACCTTGACGCCTGGATCCTCCCCTTCGGTCCCGGTGCCTGTCACTACACAGGGGTGCCCCAGCGCAGTCCCCCCAAGAATG AGAGGAGAGACCTGGGCCATGCCCAACTGCTCTCAGGCCACCTGCGAGGGCAACAACGTCATCACCCTGCAGCCGCGCCCGTGCCCGCAGGTGCAGGAGCCCACCTGCGCCAACGGCTACCCTGCCGTGAAGGTGGCCGACGAGGACGGCTGCTGCCAGCACTATCAGTGCCAGT GTGTGTGCAGCGGCTGGGGCGACCCGCACTACATCACCTTTGACGGCACCTACTACACCTTCCTGGACAACTGCACGTACGTGCTGGTGCGGCAGATCGTGCCTGTGTACGGCCACTTCCGTGTGCTCATCGACAACTACTTCTGCGACTCCGAGGACCGGCTGTCCTGCCTGCAGGCCATCATCGTGGAGTACGGGCAGGACCGCGTTGTGCTGACCCGCAAGCCCGTCCGCGGGGTGATGACCAATGAG ATCCTCTTCAACAGCAAGGTGGTCGGGCCCGGCTTCGGGAGGGACGGCATCGTGGTCTCCCAGGTCGGCATCAAGATGTACGCGAGCATCCCCGAGATCGGCGTCCAGGTCATGTTCAGCGGCCTGATCTTCTCCGTGGCGGTGCCCTTCAGCAAGTTCGCTAACAACACGGAGGGGCAGTGCG GCACCTGCACGGACGACCGCAAGGATGAGTGCCGTCTCCCCGGGGGGGCGGTGGTGGCCTCCTGCTCCGACATGTCCCGTCACTGGAAGGTGACCAACCCCAACCAGCCGTCCTGCCATGGGCCACCCCAGGTGCCCCCTGCAGGCGGGCCCACGACcccgcccaccccctgcccaccctcGCCCATCTGCCAGCTGATTCTGAGCGA CGCCTTCAAGCCGTGCCACGCCGTGATCCCCCCGAGGCCATACTACGAGGGCTGCGTGTTCGACCGGTGCCATATGAGCGAGCTGCACGTGGCGTGTGCCGGTCTGGAGCTGTACGCCTCACTGTGCGCGGCCCGCGGCCTGTGCGTCGACTGGAGGGGCCAGACCAACCACACCTGCC CCTTCACCTGCCCTGCTGACAAGGAGTACCGGCCCTGCGGCCCCTCCAACCCCCCCTACTGCTACGGGGGTGACAGCACCAGCCTCGA GCCCCTTGAGGACATCAGCCCCATCACAGAAGGCTGCTTCTGTCCGGAGGGCATGACGCTCTTCAGCCCAGACACGGAAGTCTGTGTGCACGCGGGCTGCCCTA GGTGCCTGGGGCCCCATGGGGAGCCTGTGGAG CTGGGCCACACGGTCACCTTCGACTGCCAGGAATGTACCTGTGAGGGCAGCACGTGGACCATGAGCTGCCGgcgccagccctgccccctgccccccgcctgCCTGGAGCCCGGGTTCGTGCCTGTGCCTGAGGCCCCCCAGGCCGGCCAGTGCTGCCCCCAGTACACCTGTG CCTGCAATGCCAGCTACTGCCCAGCGCTTGCGGGCTGCCCCGAGGGTTCCCGGCAGACCGTGAACCATGAGGAGGGGGCCTGCTGCCCGAGCCAGAAGTGCA GCTGGACAGTCTGCAGTGTGAATGGCACCTTGTACCAG CCCGGCGCCGTGGTCTCCTCGAGCCTCTGCGAGACATGCAGGTGTGAGGTGCCCAGTGGCCTCCAGGTGGACGCCTTCAGGATCAGCTGTGAGACCGAGACCTGCAGCACCCTCTGCCCTATG GGCTTCGAGTACCGGGCGCAGAGCAGACGCTGCTGCGGGTCCTGCGTGCAGGTGGCCTGCGTCATGAACGCCAGCGATGGCTCTGCCCACCTCTTCCAG CCTGGTGAGTCCTGGTCGGACGCTGGGAACCGCTGTGAGACCCACAAGTGTGAGAAATACCGGGACGGGCTCACGGTGGTGACCGTGAAGAAGACATGCCCCTCGCTCACCTGCCCGGCG GACCAGGCTTGGCTGAGCGAGGATGGCTGCTGCCTGTCCTGTCCTGAAGGCCAAACCCAGAACA GGTCCACCTGCGCTGTCTACCACAAGCTGGAGGTCATCCGCGTGCAGGGCTGCAGCTCCCCGGGGCCGGTGCGCCTGGCCTACTGCCAGGGCAGCTGCGGGGGCACCACCACCGT GTTCTCCCTGGCGGCCGGGCAGCTGGAGCATCACTGTAGCTGCTGCCGGGAGCTGCGGGCCTCGCCCAGGACCGTGACTCTGCGCTGC